The Polyangium aurulentum genomic interval CGAAGGGGGGCTCGAGGGCGGGTTCGAAGTGCGGCATCGACCAGGACACGGTGGCGCCGGTGCGCGAGAGGCGGCGCAGCGCGTCCATGAGGGGCTTTTCGTGCGCGTGCTCCGAGGGCGCCGGGGCGACCACGTGAATCATGCTCGCGCGGGGCTTCTGGCGCGCGATCTGCGAGAGCGCCTCGATGAGCGCGAAGCCCGCCTCGTGCCGCTCGGGCTCGGTGCGCGGGGGCGACTCGATGCCGTAGGCCGCGAGATAGCGGCGCAGCGTGCGCTCGCGGCCCGAACGTCCTTCCGGCGCGGTCGGGGAGAAGGGCGCGCGGGGCCTCATCGCGTCCGCTCTCGAGGCGAGCCTGTCGAGATCGCCACGCCTGAGATCCGACAGGCCGCGCGCGTCGAGCGGGCGCAGGTGTTCGAGCACGCGCACCGCGACGTCGGACTCGTCGAGATCGCTGCGCGAGGCGTCGTGCGTGCCCGTGGCCGTGATGAGCGCGTGCGACAGCTTGTTACCGTGAGCAGGCCCCTGATCGGGCGGGATCCACGCGCGCATGGTGGAGGCGTAGATCGCGAGGCCGATGCGATCGCCGCGCGACAGATAGCGAGCGCAGATCGCGGCGGCCTCGTCGATCGCGAGATCGAGCGGCGCGCGGCCCAGGGGCCCGGCCCACAGCTCGACCGAGGCGTCGAGGACGACCCACGCGATGTCCCGCTCCTCGCGCTCGAGATCGCGCACGAGCAGGGTGCCGCGGCGGGCGCTCGCCTTCCATGCGATGCGCCGGAAAGGATCTCCCGGCATGTGCTCGCGCAGCTCGCGCAGATCGCTGCCCTCGCCGCGCGCGCGCCCCGGCCTCCCGGATGCCGCCGTCAGCCTGCTGCGGCCTCCGCGCGGCGCCGTGAGATAAGCGGCGAAGGGGCGAGGGAGGACCTCGACGCCGAACGGGTTCGCGAACGTGAGAGGCACCTCGAAGAGCCCCGGCGATCCGTGCACCTCGAGCGCGAGCCCGTGAAGCCCGTGCTGCCCCACCCGATTTGCGCGCACGAGCACGCGCACCTTGAGCCTGCCCGAGGCGACGACCTCGCCCGCGGCGGGCTCGATCGTGATGTCGAGCTGCGAGGAGGCGATGGGGCGGAGCTTGACGTAGCGGGCGGCGAGCGTGTCGCGGTTGCGCACCTCGGCCTCGATCTCGAGCGTGGTGCCGCGGGTCGTGCGCACGACGCGCCGCGGCCCGCACCAGAGCATCTCGAAGCCTGCGGCGCGAATGCGGGCGACGGAGACGAGCGTGACCGCGCGCGCGAGCGCCATCGCGAGCAGCAGCGCGCCTCCCCAGCCCACGATGGCCGGCTCGCGCGCGGCTAGACCAACGCCGGCCACGGAGAGCGCGGCGATGCTCAGGTGCGCTGCGGTGCGGGTAGGGAAGAGCTGCATGCGTTCAGACCGGGCGCACCGCGCGCCGGTAGGCGACCCGCTGCACGGCGTCCTCGACGACCGC includes:
- a CDS encoding DUF58 domain-containing protein translates to MQLFPTRTAAHLSIAALSVAGVGLAAREPAIVGWGGALLLAMALARAVTLVSVARIRAAGFEMLWCGPRRVVRTTRGTTLEIEAEVRNRDTLAARYVKLRPIASSQLDITIEPAAGEVVASGRLKVRVLVRANRVGQHGLHGLALEVHGSPGLFEVPLTFANPFGVEVLPRPFAAYLTAPRGGRSRLTAASGRPGRARGEGSDLRELREHMPGDPFRRIAWKASARRGTLLVRDLEREERDIAWVVLDASVELWAGPLGRAPLDLAIDEAAAICARYLSRGDRIGLAIYASTMRAWIPPDQGPAHGNKLSHALITATGTHDASRSDLDESDVAVRVLEHLRPLDARGLSDLRRGDLDRLASRADAMRPRAPFSPTAPEGRSGRERTLRRYLAAYGIESPPRTEPERHEAGFALIEALSQIARQKPRASMIHVVAPAPSEHAHEKPLMDALRRLSRTGATVSWSMPHFEPALEPPFDPPTRTDGSQPEEVLSGPGRAAWEEVAEVAAEAVLVRTRVAVGRSEALLRRLGVRVARIKPTTPRRAEAASEAEAR